From the genome of Longimicrobium sp.:
GGGCGCAGGAAGGCGCGCAGGCGCAGCGCCACGCGGTCGATCATCTCAGGGCGTGCCCAGGATCAGCTCCACCGCGGAGGCGAAGCGGCGCCACGCCTGGGTCTCCTCGCCCAGCGCACGGCGGCCGGCCGTGCTCAGGCGGTAGTACTTGGCCCTGCGGTTGTTCTCCGTGACCGCCCACTCGCTGGCAATCCACCCCTTGCTCTCCAGGCGGTGCAGGGCCGGGTACAGCGAGCCCTGGCCCACCTGCAGGGCGTCGTCCGAGAGCTGCTGGATGCGCTGCGCGATGCCCCAGCCGTGCAGCGGGGCCAGCGACAGCGTCTTGAGGATCAGCAGGTCGAGCGTGCCCTGCAGCACGTCCGCGGAAGGTGCACCCATGCGTTCTCCTGTCGGATG
Proteins encoded in this window:
- a CDS encoding PadR family transcriptional regulator: MGAPSADVLQGTLDLLILKTLSLAPLHGWGIAQRIQQLSDDALQVGQGSLYPALHRLESKGWIASEWAVTENNRRAKYYRLSTAGRRALGEETQAWRRFASAVELILGTP